A DNA window from Choloepus didactylus isolate mChoDid1 chromosome 9, mChoDid1.pri, whole genome shotgun sequence contains the following coding sequences:
- the LOC119544153 gene encoding sterol 26-hydroxylase, mitochondrial-like isoform X7 has product MAALGCTRLRWALLGTRVAGRGLRPPGARTKAALPAALPAAEAASAPGAGPGDRRLRSPEELPGPGQLRFLFQLFVQGYALQLHQLQVLVSSL; this is encoded by the coding sequence ATGGCTGCGCTGGGCTGCACGAGGCTGCGCTGGGCGCTGCTGGGGACGCGGGTGGCGGGTCGTGGCCTCCGCCCTCCGGGGGCAAGGACCAAGGCCGCGCTGCCCGCTGCGCTCCCCGCGGCCGAGGCAGCCAGCGCTCCCGGAGCCGGGCCTGGCGACCGGCGGCTGCGAAGCCCGGAGGAGCTTCCAGGGCCCGGGCAGCTGCGCTTCCTTTTCCAGCTGTTCGTGCAAGGCTATGCGCTGCAGCTGCACCAGCTCCAG